In Archangium violaceum, the following are encoded in one genomic region:
- a CDS encoding aspartyl/asparaginyl beta-hydroxylase domain-containing protein, whose product MNFYDTKLFPFVQELEANFPAIRKEIETQIESRFKPYAYSDVYNAGWTTLDLLYYDNRLNVRNMPRFTVSDCTDPMALFMVLLGAPDSFESRLLQSRLGMETMKELASYRSPHDCTPSMIDRLVAGMNSLVYDAELFVANQDRLQLDARFPRSHERLEGLLATGRLVKRDGRIALGDVGGDEGREALRWFHLTVLEEVLYPSFLKKGGMTEFKDVTSGCPVTTGIVKAIPGLRSVWFSCLAPGSHIKSHTGNDATMLRCHLGLIVPEGCVMHVGSQLFSPNDFKNADEILALVKPSNDSVPAQLLRSALPGDELEKLQKYSSLEQPEDPDAAWKSQWAVAKALNTLVRQPGFYSAWRDRVPRQSATPVLAETVARLRDMGLLTAEGLVAPEATSTEKGTEELEYLNTLFFIEAVFPRFLAKDPRVRKEPISWREGRCFVFDDTQYHEVWNRSQSNRVILNVDIEKSVYIR is encoded by the coding sequence ATGAACTTCTACGACACGAAACTCTTCCCCTTCGTTCAGGAGCTGGAAGCCAACTTCCCGGCCATCCGCAAGGAAATCGAGACCCAGATCGAGTCCCGGTTCAAGCCCTACGCCTACTCGGACGTGTACAACGCCGGGTGGACCACGCTCGACCTGCTCTACTACGACAACCGCCTGAACGTGCGGAACATGCCGCGCTTCACGGTCTCCGATTGCACGGATCCGATGGCCCTCTTCATGGTGCTGCTCGGCGCGCCGGACTCCTTCGAGTCCCGCCTGCTGCAGTCCCGCCTGGGCATGGAGACCATGAAGGAACTGGCCTCCTATCGCTCGCCGCACGACTGCACGCCGAGCATGATCGACCGGCTGGTCGCGGGCATGAACTCGCTCGTCTATGACGCCGAGCTCTTCGTCGCCAACCAGGATCGCCTCCAGCTCGACGCGCGCTTTCCGCGCTCGCACGAGCGGCTCGAGGGGTTGCTCGCCACTGGCCGGCTGGTGAAACGGGACGGGCGCATCGCGCTCGGGGACGTGGGCGGCGACGAGGGGCGCGAGGCCCTGCGCTGGTTCCACCTCACCGTGCTGGAGGAGGTGCTCTACCCGAGCTTCCTCAAGAAGGGCGGCATGACCGAGTTCAAGGACGTGACGTCCGGCTGCCCGGTCACCACCGGCATCGTGAAGGCCATCCCCGGCCTGCGCAGCGTGTGGTTCTCGTGCCTGGCGCCCGGCTCGCACATCAAGTCGCACACCGGCAATGACGCCACCATGCTGCGCTGCCACCTCGGACTCATCGTCCCCGAGGGCTGCGTCATGCACGTGGGCTCGCAGCTCTTCTCGCCCAACGACTTCAAGAACGCCGATGAGATCCTCGCGCTGGTGAAGCCCTCGAACGACAGCGTTCCGGCGCAGCTGCTGCGCAGCGCGCTGCCGGGCGACGAGCTCGAGAAGCTCCAGAAGTACAGCTCGCTGGAGCAGCCGGAGGATCCGGACGCGGCGTGGAAGAGCCAGTGGGCGGTGGCCAAGGCGCTCAACACACTGGTGAGGCAGCCGGGCTTCTACTCGGCCTGGAGGGACCGTGTGCCGCGCCAGTCGGCCACGCCCGTGCTCGCCGAGACGGTGGCACGCCTGCGGGACATGGGGCTGCTGACGGCGGAGGGGCTGGTGGCGCCGGAGGCGACCAGCACGGAGAAGGGGACGGAGGAGCTGGAGTACCTCAACACCCTCTTCTTCATCGAGGCGGTCTTCCCGAGGTTCCTCGCGAAGGATCCGCGCGTGCGCAAGGAGCCGATCTCCTGGCGTGAGGGCCGCTGCTTCGTCTTCGACGACACGCAGTACCACGAGGTCTGGAACCGGAGTCAGAGCAACCGGGTCATCCTGAACGTGGACATCGAGAAGAGCGTCTACATCCGCTAG
- a CDS encoding DUF5916 domain-containing protein, which translates to MKKSAWWARMVGLVVGLARPALAAEEPAAVFQATRAEGSLAVDGRLDEPAWATAPVFSSFTQSFPTPGTAPSEKTEVRLVYDDRNLYVGITAHDSQPGSIHRGIGRRDAIPASDVVRVMVDSLRDRTTGYVFAINAGGTLEDGRITDDVNISTDWDAVWEGSSAVTETGWTAELRLPLRLLRFPEVPEQLWGFHVRREIARTHEQLDSVVIPREANALVSRFTELRDMKGLHHGGQLTLTPYLASRLTSQSRLVDPSVDVGLDFQANLTSDLSLTGTINPDFGQVEADRLLVNLGTSELFFPEKRPFFLEGLDLFQPVGSADGRSAQSLFYSRRIGLTTPLLGAVKLTGTVREGVQIGFLDAVVMGSVDPTRAQAIAEGKDPDSLPLDRRYQFHPERPFHFAPNSSLPAEVSAPTNFLAGVVRTELAEGARVGAMVTSVNPLTARCPTGVPAGDPSCTPRGGQGVAADFSFRSRSGAYALLGQVDGSRVSGGPSEGVLLRDGTRLRSGDMGFGTWLKGGKLGGEPWRLTLSYQHASPKLDLTAAGYQPVQNEQEAKAHVEYGYSSGWGPFAELWTGVLASGRWSTDGRGIGLNQSTVLTADGVLPDLSSFYFELGLERGRLDLREIDGAGIAFQRPSFVFGIFQFETDPTKPLSFNFSGYLDRTRDEALTQGQVGYDVTVGLTWRPLPRLQTEFTTGYNATQDGPRWVGDDGQGRILFAQLLPRFLTLTLRQLVVITPRLTLQAYAQLLTGYGHYGPFYSAEAPGGGILRFSDLQMASGDVDDPSFHTSALNVNLVARWEYRLGSTLFLVYSRAQEELPPPPGAVISRSLTPRTLLSGPSSDTVMLKASYAW; encoded by the coding sequence GTGAAGAAGAGTGCGTGGTGGGCCCGGATGGTGGGGCTCGTGGTGGGCCTTGCTCGTCCGGCCTTGGCGGCCGAGGAGCCGGCGGCGGTCTTCCAGGCCACGCGGGCCGAGGGCTCGCTGGCGGTCGATGGCCGGTTGGACGAGCCGGCCTGGGCCACCGCGCCGGTGTTCTCCTCCTTCACGCAGAGCTTCCCCACGCCCGGGACCGCTCCGAGCGAGAAGACCGAGGTGCGGTTGGTATACGACGACCGCAACCTCTACGTGGGCATCACCGCCCATGACAGCCAGCCCGGGTCCATCCACCGGGGCATCGGCCGGCGCGATGCCATCCCCGCCTCGGACGTGGTGCGGGTGATGGTGGACAGCCTGCGGGACCGGACCACCGGCTACGTCTTCGCGATCAACGCGGGCGGCACGCTGGAGGACGGGCGCATCACCGACGACGTCAACATCTCCACCGACTGGGACGCGGTATGGGAGGGGAGCTCGGCCGTCACGGAGACGGGGTGGACGGCGGAGCTGCGTCTGCCCCTGCGGCTGCTGCGCTTCCCCGAGGTCCCCGAGCAGCTCTGGGGCTTCCACGTGCGCCGGGAGATCGCCCGCACGCACGAGCAGCTGGACTCGGTCGTCATCCCGCGCGAGGCCAACGCCCTGGTGTCTCGCTTCACCGAGCTGCGCGACATGAAGGGCCTGCACCACGGGGGCCAGCTCACGCTCACGCCCTACCTGGCCAGCCGGCTCACCTCCCAGTCGCGGCTCGTGGATCCCTCGGTCGACGTCGGGCTCGACTTCCAGGCCAACCTCACGAGCGATCTGTCGTTGACGGGTACCATCAACCCGGACTTCGGCCAGGTGGAGGCGGATCGGCTGCTGGTGAACCTGGGCACCTCCGAGCTCTTCTTCCCGGAGAAGCGCCCCTTCTTCCTCGAGGGGTTGGATCTCTTCCAGCCGGTGGGCTCGGCGGATGGCCGCTCGGCGCAGTCGCTCTTCTATTCGCGGCGCATCGGCCTGACGACGCCGCTGCTCGGCGCGGTGAAGCTGACGGGCACCGTGCGCGAGGGCGTGCAGATCGGCTTCCTCGACGCGGTGGTGATGGGCTCGGTGGATCCCACGCGCGCGCAGGCCATCGCGGAGGGGAAGGATCCGGACTCGCTGCCGTTGGATCGCCGCTACCAGTTCCACCCGGAGCGCCCGTTCCACTTCGCGCCCAACAGCTCGCTGCCCGCGGAGGTGTCCGCGCCGACGAACTTCCTGGCCGGCGTGGTGCGGACCGAGCTGGCGGAGGGGGCGCGTGTCGGCGCCATGGTCACCTCCGTCAATCCGCTCACCGCGCGCTGCCCCACGGGCGTGCCGGCGGGAGACCCGAGCTGCACGCCCCGGGGTGGGCAGGGCGTGGCGGCGGACTTCTCGTTCCGCAGCAGGAGTGGCGCCTACGCGCTGCTCGGCCAGGTGGATGGCTCCCGCGTATCGGGCGGTCCCTCCGAGGGCGTGCTGCTGCGCGATGGAACGCGGCTGCGTTCGGGGGACATGGGCTTCGGCACCTGGCTGAAGGGCGGCAAGCTGGGCGGTGAGCCGTGGCGCCTGACGCTCTCGTACCAGCACGCCTCCCCGAAGTTGGATCTCACCGCGGCGGGCTACCAGCCCGTGCAGAACGAGCAGGAGGCGAAGGCTCACGTCGAGTACGGCTACAGCAGTGGCTGGGGGCCGTTCGCCGAGCTGTGGACCGGCGTGCTGGCCAGCGGCCGGTGGTCCACGGACGGGCGGGGAATCGGTCTCAACCAGTCGACGGTGCTGACGGCCGATGGCGTGCTGCCGGACCTGTCCTCGTTCTACTTCGAGCTCGGCCTGGAGCGGGGCCGGTTGGATCTCCGGGAGATCGACGGGGCGGGCATCGCCTTCCAGCGGCCGTCCTTCGTCTTCGGCATCTTCCAGTTCGAGACGGATCCGACGAAGCCCCTGTCCTTCAACTTCAGCGGCTACCTGGACAGGACGCGCGACGAGGCGCTGACGCAGGGGCAGGTGGGCTACGACGTGACGGTGGGCCTCACCTGGCGTCCGCTGCCGCGCCTCCAGACGGAGTTCACCACCGGCTACAACGCGACCCAGGACGGTCCGCGCTGGGTGGGGGATGACGGCCAGGGCCGGATCCTCTTCGCGCAGCTGCTGCCGCGCTTCCTGACGCTGACGCTGCGGCAGCTCGTGGTCATCACCCCGCGGCTCACCCTGCAGGCGTACGCGCAGCTCCTCACCGGATACGGCCACTATGGCCCGTTCTACTCCGCCGAGGCTCCGGGCGGAGGCATCCTCCGCTTCAGCGATCTCCAGATGGCGAGCGGGGATGTCGACGATCCGAGCTTCCACACCTCCGCGCTGAACGTGAACCTGGTGGCCCGGTGGGAGTACCGGCTCGGCTCGACGCTCTTCCTCGTCTACTCGCGCGCGCAGGAGGAGCTGCCGCCCCCGCCGGGTGCCGTCATCAGCCGCTCGCTCACGCCCCGGACGCTGCTGAGCGGGCCGAGCTCGGACACGGTGATGCTCAAGGCCAGCTACGCGTGGTGA
- a CDS encoding MFS transporter: protein MDSTSKTPAPVSPSLANFGLLWLGQLVSLLGSGLTSFSLGVWTYERTGSVTEFALITLCSVAPVVVLSPVAGVLVDRWDRRWVMFGSDTAAALSTLTMLLLYSTGRLEVWHVYLGVSVSAAASIFQESAFTAATTMLLPPQHLGRASGLVQLAQAAGRTLSPPLAGMLFVHWGLKGAMLLDLASFVFAISAELLARIPAPTRSAEGERIRDQGLVANLTFGWHYITSRPGLMALLGFFSIVNLTMGLAEVLVTPLVLRMDTPQKLGWVLGCCTLGMVIGSLVMSAWGGPRRRVLGVLGAGVLYGLCVMLTGLRPSLLLITLAGFGLMFFNPPMGACSQALWQTKVPADVQGRVFAVRTALAWASTPIAYLVGGPLADRVFEPMLMPGGALASSVGRVLGVGPGRGIGFFMMLMGLLAILAAIGAYLYRPVRELDDEPSSSEPAPAGSVASPG, encoded by the coding sequence ATGGACAGCACGTCGAAGACCCCAGCCCCTGTCAGCCCCAGCCTGGCGAACTTTGGACTGCTGTGGCTGGGCCAGCTGGTGTCCCTGCTGGGCTCGGGGTTGACGTCCTTCTCGCTGGGGGTGTGGACCTATGAGCGCACGGGCTCGGTGACGGAGTTCGCGCTGATCACCCTGTGCTCGGTGGCGCCCGTGGTGGTGCTGTCACCGGTGGCGGGCGTGCTGGTGGACCGGTGGGATCGGCGCTGGGTGATGTTCGGCAGCGACACCGCCGCGGCGCTCAGCACCCTGACGATGCTGCTGCTGTATTCCACGGGCCGGCTCGAGGTGTGGCACGTGTACCTGGGGGTGAGCGTGTCGGCCGCGGCCAGCATCTTCCAGGAGTCGGCCTTCACCGCGGCCACGACGATGCTGCTGCCGCCACAGCACCTGGGACGGGCGAGCGGACTGGTGCAGCTCGCCCAGGCCGCGGGGCGGACCCTGTCCCCACCGCTGGCGGGCATGCTCTTCGTCCACTGGGGGCTCAAGGGGGCCATGCTGCTGGACCTGGCGAGCTTCGTGTTCGCCATCAGCGCCGAGCTCCTGGCGCGCATCCCCGCCCCCACCCGGAGCGCCGAGGGCGAGCGGATCCGCGATCAGGGACTGGTGGCCAACCTCACCTTCGGCTGGCACTACATCACCTCGCGGCCGGGGCTGATGGCGCTGCTCGGGTTCTTCTCCATCGTCAACCTCACCATGGGACTGGCCGAGGTGCTCGTCACGCCCCTGGTGCTGCGCATGGACACGCCGCAGAAGCTCGGCTGGGTGCTCGGGTGCTGCACCCTGGGCATGGTGATTGGCAGCCTGGTGATGAGCGCCTGGGGTGGGCCCCGCAGGCGCGTCCTCGGCGTCCTCGGCGCGGGGGTGCTGTACGGCCTGTGCGTGATGCTGACGGGGCTCCGCCCCTCGCTGCTGCTCATCACCCTGGCGGGCTTCGGGTTGATGTTCTTCAACCCCCCCATGGGCGCCTGCAGCCAGGCGCTGTGGCAGACCAAGGTGCCCGCGGACGTGCAGGGCCGCGTCTTCGCGGTGCGCACGGCGCTCGCCTGGGCGTCGACGCCCATCGCCTACCTGGTCGGTGGACCCCTGGCCGACCGCGTCTTCGAGCCGATGCTGATGCCCGGCGGCGCGCTGGCCTCCAGCGTGGGCCGCGTGCTGGGCGTGGGGCCCGGGCGCGGCATCGGGTTCTTCATGATGTTGATGGGGCTGCTGGCCATCCTCGCCGCGATCGGCGCGTACCTGTACCGGCCGGTGCGCGAGCTGGACGACGAGCCCTCCTCCTCCGAGCCCGCCCCGGCCGGCTCCGTGGCCAGCCCGGGCTGA
- a CDS encoding fused MFS/spermidine synthase has protein sequence MSNPVATLPASRVLPLYLHGLAFFGGFNVMLLEMCAFRVLQTTFGSSIYVTGLLLALVMIALSAGYYLGGWFSQRFSSLEFLLGMLLSAVGYVVLTGVLLAEPLLDFFFGLRDSFTGELTGHLVPPAAATLVLYAVPMLALSQVSPYLIRLLAVHSSELGSVGATAGKLMAVSNVGSIIGTSLPSFVLIPLFGVQKTLAVFIVAELLIIALGFLVARRRMAVVALASVALVGAVAVPALRKAPTPFSYRGAQVVFDSESLYGNVKILRSIDEDGDERLEYMPSRGYIHSTVYPGKPLKDQFTTAYVNVGLARGARRYLVLGTALGGVVAAIQAAVPDARITTVEIDPLVVDLAKRFVPSLQQPAVTHVVKDARLFLREDTGEYDYIVVDIFSGEQIPAHCVSQEFFALAYARLAPGGVMQMNTNLWDFHVTTGLEQPEPFVPVRHVHSALLRVGFASLFQNDFFEHGHLYAFREKTSAEQLYQQLERMALDEQVEPNLRASVAMARLALVPIPDERRELKPFSDSWVPEAQLHLKGNFEMYLSALSRARRLPEWNKTVVEPGDTQLRLISARHYAEIGEAFSPTMHGYSSYMKAEGGEAYCRDVLAWVARTSRESLYPELARYLHTRVIHDCEQRFQAGEAEAKGTVASFRRYVGAAVLVDENEGARAVPSLTEILRETSST, from the coding sequence ATGTCCAACCCCGTTGCAACGTTGCCCGCCTCACGAGTGCTGCCCCTGTACCTGCATGGGTTGGCCTTTTTTGGGGGGTTCAACGTGATGTTGTTGGAGATGTGCGCTTTTCGCGTACTCCAGACCACGTTTGGTTCCTCCATCTACGTCACGGGGTTGTTGCTGGCGCTGGTGATGATCGCGCTGTCGGCGGGCTACTACCTGGGCGGCTGGTTCTCGCAGCGCTTCTCGTCGCTGGAGTTCCTGCTGGGGATGTTGCTGTCGGCGGTGGGGTACGTGGTGCTGACGGGCGTGCTGCTGGCGGAGCCGCTGCTGGACTTCTTCTTCGGGCTGCGTGACTCGTTCACGGGAGAGCTCACGGGCCACCTGGTGCCGCCGGCGGCGGCGACGCTGGTGCTCTACGCCGTGCCGATGCTGGCCCTCAGCCAGGTGTCGCCCTATCTGATCCGGCTGCTGGCCGTGCACTCCTCGGAGCTGGGCTCGGTGGGAGCCACGGCGGGCAAGCTGATGGCGGTGTCCAACGTGGGCAGCATCATCGGCACGTCGCTGCCCTCGTTCGTGCTCATCCCGCTCTTCGGGGTGCAGAAGACGCTGGCGGTGTTCATCGTCGCGGAGCTGCTGATCATCGCCCTGGGCTTCCTGGTGGCGCGCCGGCGGATGGCGGTGGTGGCGCTGGCCTCGGTGGCCCTGGTGGGCGCGGTGGCGGTGCCGGCGCTGCGCAAGGCCCCCACGCCCTTCTCCTACAGGGGCGCCCAGGTGGTGTTCGATTCCGAGTCCCTCTACGGGAACGTGAAGATCCTCCGCTCCATCGACGAGGACGGGGACGAGCGGCTCGAGTACATGCCCTCGCGCGGCTACATCCACTCCACGGTGTACCCGGGCAAGCCGCTGAAGGATCAGTTCACCACCGCCTACGTGAACGTGGGGCTGGCGCGGGGAGCCAGGCGCTACCTGGTGCTCGGCACGGCGCTCGGAGGCGTGGTGGCGGCCATCCAGGCGGCCGTGCCGGATGCGCGGATCACCACGGTGGAGATCGACCCGCTGGTGGTGGATCTGGCCAAGCGCTTCGTGCCCTCGCTCCAGCAGCCGGCCGTGACGCACGTGGTGAAGGACGCGCGGCTGTTCCTGCGCGAGGACACGGGTGAGTACGACTACATCGTCGTCGACATCTTCTCCGGCGAGCAGATCCCCGCGCACTGCGTCTCCCAGGAGTTCTTCGCGCTGGCGTACGCGCGGCTGGCGCCCGGCGGGGTGATGCAGATGAACACCAACCTGTGGGACTTCCACGTCACCACGGGACTGGAGCAGCCGGAGCCCTTCGTGCCGGTGCGCCACGTGCACTCGGCGCTGCTGCGCGTGGGCTTCGCCTCGCTCTTCCAGAACGACTTCTTCGAGCACGGCCACCTGTACGCCTTCCGCGAGAAGACGAGCGCGGAGCAGCTCTACCAGCAGCTGGAGCGCATGGCGCTGGACGAGCAGGTCGAGCCCAACCTGCGGGCCTCGGTGGCGATGGCGCGCCTGGCGCTGGTGCCCATTCCGGACGAGCGGCGGGAGCTGAAGCCGTTCTCGGATTCGTGGGTGCCCGAGGCACAGCTGCACCTCAAGGGCAACTTCGAGATGTACCTGTCGGCGCTCTCCCGCGCGCGGCGGCTGCCGGAGTGGAACAAGACGGTGGTCGAGCCGGGAGACACGCAGCTGCGCCTCATCAGCGCGCGCCACTACGCGGAGATTGGCGAGGCGTTCTCCCCGACGATGCACGGCTACTCCTCCTATATGAAGGCGGAGGGGGGCGAGGCGTACTGCCGGGACGTGCTCGCGTGGGTGGCGCGGACCTCACGGGAGAGCCTGTATCCGGAGCTCGCCCGGTACCTGCACACCCGCGTCATCCATGATTGTGAGCAGCGGTTCCAGGCCGGAGAGGCCGAGGCGAAGGGGACCGTGGCCAGCTTCCGTCGCTACGTCGGCGCGGCGGTGCTGGTGGACGAGAATGAGGGGGCGCGCGCCGTCCCCTCCCTGACCGAGATCCTGCGAGAGACCTCCTCCACCTGA
- the hppD gene encoding 4-hydroxyphenylpyruvate dioxygenase yields MAIIDIEHIELYVADAHAAADFYVARLGLRKLAVAGPETGLAGRRSVLLGHGGMRLVVTSALEPTGPVAEYVARHGDGVADIALRVEDAAAVFERVVGAGGKAVARPVTTRVAGHEVVRAVVEVVGNVRHSLIQRPEGLQRGWYEGFVALEAEPTPLPHGLLDFDHFALCLELGQLDPLVRFYQEVLGFRLSHTEYVETAASGMNSKVVESANGRVKFPMQEPIPGRPGQIDDFLAKHGGSGVQHVALLSDDIAAALRGLSARGMRFMTTPGSYYEMLGERVGRIDEDVEVLRSLNVLVDRDEWGYLLQIFAKSDHDRRTLFFEIIQRKDARGFGSANVRALFQAVEREQMRAAAS; encoded by the coding sequence ATGGCCATCATCGACATCGAGCACATCGAGCTGTACGTGGCGGACGCGCACGCGGCCGCGGACTTCTATGTGGCGCGGCTCGGCTTGCGGAAGCTGGCCGTGGCGGGACCGGAGACGGGGCTGGCGGGTCGGCGCTCGGTGCTGCTGGGGCATGGCGGCATGAGGCTGGTGGTGACGTCCGCGCTGGAGCCGACGGGGCCGGTGGCCGAGTACGTGGCGAGGCACGGGGACGGGGTGGCGGACATCGCGCTGAGGGTGGAGGACGCGGCGGCGGTGTTCGAGCGGGTGGTGGGAGCGGGGGGCAAGGCGGTGGCCCGGCCGGTGACCACGCGAGTGGCGGGGCACGAGGTGGTGCGGGCGGTGGTGGAGGTGGTGGGCAACGTGCGGCACTCGCTCATCCAGCGTCCCGAGGGACTCCAGCGGGGCTGGTACGAGGGCTTCGTGGCGCTCGAGGCGGAGCCCACGCCGCTGCCGCACGGGCTGCTGGACTTCGACCACTTCGCGCTGTGCCTGGAGCTGGGGCAGTTGGATCCGCTGGTGCGCTTCTACCAGGAGGTGCTGGGGTTCCGTCTGTCGCACACGGAGTACGTGGAGACGGCGGCGAGCGGGATGAACTCGAAGGTGGTGGAGAGCGCGAACGGGCGGGTGAAGTTCCCGATGCAGGAGCCGATTCCGGGGCGGCCCGGGCAGATTGACGACTTCCTGGCGAAGCATGGCGGGTCGGGGGTGCAGCACGTGGCGCTGCTCTCGGACGACATCGCCGCGGCGCTGCGGGGCCTGAGCGCGCGGGGCATGCGCTTCATGACGACGCCCGGGAGCTACTACGAGATGTTGGGCGAGCGGGTGGGGCGGATCGACGAGGACGTGGAGGTGCTGCGCTCGCTCAACGTGCTGGTGGATCGGGACGAGTGGGGCTACCTGCTGCAGATCTTCGCCAAGTCGGACCACGACCGGCGCACGCTGTTCTTCGAGATCATCCAGCGCAAGGATGCCCGGGGATTCGGGAGCGCGAACGTGCGGGCCCTGTTCCAGGCGGTGGAGCGGGAGCAGATGAGGGCGGCGGCGTCGTAG